In Rosa chinensis cultivar Old Blush chromosome 1, RchiOBHm-V2, whole genome shotgun sequence, a genomic segment contains:
- the LOC121051653 gene encoding uncharacterized protein LOC121051653, translating into MADDTSETETGLEDSEATKAQLAVMKAQLAEFSTKFEAAFSATMEKLQSSMICRLAKNKEPRRECVLGPHYSLGMPPAINEVLENSLVDTSCLTGGASWSSWNTNSKQPGSWPKSTPEWKKWVPRMEHFFGCSWKKFGIYDSIKTSEQEIYMDRPLLAAALCFWSSATNTMDLPLGPMSPTLLDMAAIFGFRPNGEEICALADLPSSFHASLKPKVNKDDKKAKQKADAKARKLLNYSTFYAEHAIAEDVSTVERHEPTQHEHAAFLLYWLCKYVFCTKSNKCLFEFAGIAEALSLGKPLALGPFVLAYLYHTLRNVVTNDMTLDVGGPLWMFQVWVQTYFRQLRPSHPFDSTVILGRQIISLGPHAHSVVECFAFFLSKKSMTKEEFAICYSRDYPSCLALNITRPWERSLDLSVLLPWGSILISRDINYGLKGTLGRPGVEVYLPNFVARQLGFIQSCPAFFLMSRNRFSSWRGGFTDTAHCSAVTLYYQTQFGNFERSGLSAREPDHRATPTFQTWWSTFIKKKFGEDLRTTERIALYGFPGLFTNKGNGKKKPPVAKSKSKEMSKEEQTSKKRGLKSGRALPTKKVKKSPDVVESSVTNLADIMVSEDIIFEGDMDNSQNALAENHITSGAEDAAETSDASNNNTGSADSEGSPDKAQSENFEHERDGRIDHSSHPPESSMVEIDMDDLGENQLPNIDQLLANSANLAKDAEDISVLGREALPNHQTLVPVRGTQSSSTLELVLLNPTELNPSMSGMLTSPLTERMPRNDQAIICAPSSAEPVDQTTGDLGMELLQFLDTLDNNASPMEEKLETTETKKALESVRQFLGCDTRAVTEASFLAFKEAVEVLISANHLSQVEAYEVHALLSRANFSLSPYLEAQKEFETGEKSMSEYKDIRQSTDLGQLHKLKTSLDEGRQKVRDLKKQLVEAEEQVKITSASIRTIVPQQDLTRYSLILSSVKSYNKKKCILKRKVDQGMEDLEKVKEVLRSLLPSDK; encoded by the exons ATGGCCGATGATACATCAGAAACCGAAACGGGGCTAGAGGACAGCGAAGCAACAAAAGCACAATTGGCTGTAATGAAAGCACAATTGGCCGAATTCTCAACCAAATTTGAAGCTGCTTTTAGTGCTACTATGGAAAAACTCCAAAGCTCTATGATATGTCGGTTGGCGAAGAACAAGGAACCGCGAAGAGAGTGTGTATTAGGACCCCATTACAGCTTGGGTATGCCGCCGGCCATCAACGAGGTTCTAGAAAACTCGTTGGTGGACACATCTTGCTTGACCGGCGGAGCTAGCTGGTCTAGTTGGAACACAAATTCTAAACAGCCAGGGAGTTGGCCGAAATCGACACCCGAGTGGAAGAAATGGGTGCCACGGATGGAGCACTTTTTCGGCTGCTCATGGAAAAAATTTGGTATCTATGATAGCATTAAAACGTCCGAGCAAGAGATCTACATGGACCGGCCTCTTCTTGCCGCTGCCTTGTGTTTTTGGTCATCTGCTACTAACACCATGGACCTGCCGCTTGGGCCAATGAGTCCAACCTTGCTAGATATGGCCGCAATATTTGGTTTTCGGCCGAATGGAGAAGAGATATGTGCCTTAGCTGACCTTCCTTCCTCTTTTCATGCTAGCCTGAAACCAAAAGTGAACAAGGACGACAAGAAAGCCAAACAAAAAGCTGATGCCAAAGCAAGGAAGTTGCTTAACTATAGCACTTTCTACGCCGAACATGCAATTGCCGAGGATGTGTCCACTGTTGAGAGGCACGAACCAACGCAACATGAGCATGCCGCTTTCCTCCTCTATTGGTTATGCAAATACGTGTTTTGCACGAAGTCGAACAAGTGCTTGTTCGAGTTTGCTGGTATTGCGGAGGCCCTTAGCTTGGGTAAACCTTTAGCCCTTGGTCCGTTTGTCCTTGCCTATCTTTACCATACTTTGCGTAATGTAGTGACCAACGATATGACACTGGATGTTGGAGGGCCATTATGGATGTTCCAGGTATGGGTGCAAACTTACTTTCGTCAGCTTCGACCAAGTCATCCTTTTGATTCCACCGTGATTCTCGGCCGCCAAATCATCTCTCTTGGTCCTCATGCACATTCGGTAGTAGAATGCTTTGCTTTCTTCCTTTCAAAAAAGAGCATGACCAAGGAAGAGTTTGCCATATGTTATAGCCGAGACTATCCTTCTTGTCTTGCATTAAACATAACGAGACCATGGGAGAGGTCTTTGGACTTGTCAGTACTTCTACCTTGGGGGAGCATTCTCATTTCTCGAGACATAAACTATGGTCTCAAGGGTACACTGGGTCGGCCAGGGGTTGAGGTTTATCTTCCAAACTTTGTTGCGCGTCAGCTTGGCTTCATACAAAGTTGTCCAGCCTTCTTTCTAATGTCCCGGAATCGTTTTTCTTCATGGAGAGGTGGGTTTACAGACACTGCACATTGTTCGGCCGTCACTCTTTATTATCAGACTCAGTTTGGCAACTTTGAGAGATCCGGCCTGAGCGCCCGCGAACCTGATCATAGAGCAACTCCGACTTTCCAAACTTGGTGGTCAACATTTATCAAGAAGAAATTTGGAGAAGACTTGCGGACAACTGAGCGTATTGCCTTGTATGGATTCCCGGGCTTGTTCACCAACAAGG GCAATGGCAAGAAGAAGCCACCGGTTGCCAAGTCGAAATCCAAAGAAATGTCCAAGGAAG aGCAAACCTCAAAGAAACGAGGATTAAAGTCGGGAAGAGCTCTGCCTACCAAGAAGGTAAAGAAGTCACCTGACGTGGTGGAGAGTTCGGTCACGAATCTGGCTGACATTATGGTTAGTGAAGACATAATTTTCGAGGGTGATATGGATAATAGCCAAAATGCCCTAGCTGAAAATCACATCACGTCTGGAGCTGAGGATGCGGCCGAAACTAGTGATGCCTCAAACAACAACACGGGCTCGGCCGATAGCGAAGGTTCGCCTGATAAAGCACAGTCAGAAAACTTTGAGCATGAG AGAGATGGCCGCATTGATCACTCTTCGCATCCTCCTGAAAGCTCCATGGTTGAAATTGACATGGAT GACTTGGGTGAGAACCAGCTTCCTAATATCGACCAACTACTCGCAAACTCAGCTAACCTTGCTAAGGATGCGGAAGACATTAGTGTACTTGGTCGAGAGGCATTGCCTAATCACCAAACACTTGTCCCG GTACGAGGAACTCAAAGCAGTTCAACCTTGGAGCTGGTTCTTCTCAATCCAACTGAGCTAAATCCTTCTATGTCCGGAATGCTTACCTCCCCTCTTACTGAAAGGATGCCTCGAAATGATCAAGCTATCATTTGCGCCCCATCATCGGCTGAGCCTGTG gatcaaACAACAGGCGATCTTGGTATGGAGTTACTTCAATTTCTCGATACGCTAGACAACAATGCGAGCCCGATGGAGGAAAAGCTTGAAACGACCGAAACCAAGAAGGCACTTGAATCGGTCAGACAATTTTTGGGTTGTGATACTAGAGCAGTAACCGAGGCTAGTTTTCTTGCTTTCAAGGAGGCGGTTGAAGTACTTATTTCAGCCAACCATTTATCTCAAGTAGAAGCTTATGAAGTTCATGCCCTTTTGTCCCGTGCAAATTTTAGTCTCTCTCCCTACCTAGAAGCCCAAAAAGAGTTCGAAACCGGCGAGAAGTCAATGAGTGAGTATAAAGACATTCGCCAGTCTACTGATCTTGGCCAACTTCATAAGTTGAAGACTTCTTTGGATGAGGGAAGGCAAAAAGTGCGTGATCTGAAAAAGCAATTGGTCGAAGCTGAAGAGCAAGTCAAAATCACTTCGGCCTCCATCCGAACCATTGTTCCTCAACAAGATCTCACTAGGTATAGCTTGATTTTGTCATCGGTCAAGTCGTACAACAAGAAGAAATGCATCTTGAAGCGAAAGGTCGACCAAGGTATGGAAGACTTGGAAAAGGTTAAGGAAGTTCTTCGGTCTCTTCTACCCTCTGACAAGTAG